A region of the Thioploca ingrica genome:
TCCTCAGAAAGAACGATGGGGATATAATCGTGAAGCCGAAAGTGATTTTCTCATGTTTGGATACTACATTAGAAATAATATCAGTATTGACTTTCAAGCCTTTGCCGGTGGGATATTATTCGGGTTAGGTAGCCTCTTTTTTTTACTCTTTAATGGAATCTATTTAGGTTGTGTTGCCGGACATCTTACCCACATGGGTTATGGTGTGCCATTTTACGCATTTATTGCTGGACATAGTGCATTAGAATTAATGGCATTAGTGCTCGCTGGAGCCGCTGGTCTAAACTTAGGCATGGCACTGATTGCGCCAGGACGATTGACACGGTTGCAAGCCTTGCGTTGTGCAGCAACGGATAGCATTCGTCTTATCTACGGTGTCGCTGGAATGACCTTGCTAGCCGCTGTTATTGAAGCATTTTGGTCATCTAATGCCGCCATTGAACCGCTTATTAAATATATCGTCGGTAATTTATTTTGGCTCATATTAATGAGTTATTTTCTCTTGGCAGGACGCTATCGTGCAACTTGATCAAATTGGTGTCGTCATTCGCCCTCGCAATCAATGGGAAGCGATTGATTTAGGATTTA
Encoded here:
- a CDS encoding integral membrane protein, giving the protein MKQHTFEQSHQQQWNTLERWLDKIAQQKPIGQEITQLPQLYRQVCQHLALARDRHYTPHLIARLNRLVLRGHQCLYQTPIRLFSQIINFIRSYFPQQVRQEWRLVSLASLLFFGSAGIVFVGIQNHPDLIYSVLTAAQVHEIEAMYDPQKERWGYNREAESDFLMFGYYIRNNISIDFQAFAGGILFGLGSLFFLLFNGIYLGCVAGHLTHMGYGVPFYAFIAGHSALELMALVLAGAAGLNLGMALIAPGRLTRLQALRCAATDSIRLIYGVAGMTLLAAVIEAFWSSNAAIEPLIKYIVGNLFWLILMSYFLLAGRYRAT